In one Streptomyces sp. T12 genomic region, the following are encoded:
- a CDS encoding helix-turn-helix transcriptional regulator → MLTVASDIEVLARFGRALADPIRCRILLALRQAPAYPADLADALGVSRTRLSNHLACLRDCGLVVTVPDGRRTRYELADERLGHALDDLRTAVVAVETDRSCPDADEKGCC, encoded by the coding sequence GTGCTGACTGTTGCCTCCGACATCGAGGTGCTGGCCCGGTTCGGCCGCGCGCTCGCCGACCCGATCCGCTGCCGCATCCTGCTCGCGCTGCGCCAAGCCCCGGCCTACCCGGCCGACCTCGCCGACGCCCTGGGCGTCTCCCGCACCCGGCTGTCGAACCATCTGGCGTGCCTGCGCGACTGCGGCCTGGTCGTCACGGTGCCGGACGGCCGCCGCACTCGCTACGAGCTCGCCGACGAACGCCTCGGTCACGCGCTCGATGACCTGCGCACCGCCGTGGTCGCCGTCGAGACCGACCGCTCCTGCCCGGACGCCGACGAGAAGGGCTGCTGCTGA
- a CDS encoding cation transporter yields MAAETSISLGSSPARHDVLTRRIRLLVAATITYNVIEAIVALTAGTLSSSTALIGFGLDSFIEVSSAAAVAWQFSASDHAVREAREQRTLRIIALSFFALAAYVTVDAVRALTGTGEAERSILGIVIAALSLAVMPFLSAAQRRAGRELGSASAVADSKQTLLCTYLSAVLLAGLVLNATLGWSWADPGAALVIAALAVKEGRDAWRGKGCCAAPASALVPSTGTETDACDCRPGCDCCD; encoded by the coding sequence ATGGCCGCCGAGACATCCATATCCCTCGGATCCTCCCCGGCCCGCCACGACGTGCTCACCCGGCGCATACGCCTGCTGGTGGCGGCCACGATCACCTACAACGTCATCGAGGCGATCGTCGCCCTCACCGCCGGTACTCTCTCCTCTTCCACCGCCCTGATCGGCTTCGGCCTCGACTCGTTCATCGAGGTCTCCTCCGCCGCCGCGGTCGCCTGGCAGTTCTCTGCCTCCGACCACGCCGTACGCGAAGCCCGAGAGCAGCGCACCCTGCGGATCATCGCCCTCTCGTTCTTTGCTCTCGCCGCCTACGTGACCGTCGACGCCGTCCGCGCGCTCACCGGCACTGGGGAAGCCGAGCGGTCGATCCTCGGCATCGTCATCGCCGCCCTGTCGCTCGCGGTCATGCCGTTCCTGTCGGCCGCCCAGCGCCGTGCCGGCCGCGAACTCGGCTCGGCCTCCGCGGTCGCGGACTCCAAGCAGACGCTCCTGTGCACGTACCTGTCCGCCGTGCTCCTGGCCGGCCTGGTGCTCAATGCCACCCTCGGCTGGTCCTGGGCCGACCCCGGCGCCGCCCTCGTCATCGCCGCTCTTGCCGTCAAGGAAGGCCGCGACGCCTGGCGGGGCAAGGGCTGCTGCGCGGCCCCGGCCTCCGCCCTGGTCCCGTCCACCGGCACTGAGACGGATGCCTGTGACTGCCGACCCGGCTGCGACTGCTGCGACTGA